In Chitinophaga nivalis, a single genomic region encodes these proteins:
- a CDS encoding helix-turn-helix domain-containing protein — protein sequence MNAMVYTPKSALKEAVDYCWYHEATQQPAYTYSIPFLHQELIINFGDYLSLTGPSHAPFSYTRHGGVSGIFSGPLLTHTQGHYKAIGIIFKPFGLYRLLGFPAIRLEQGPLTLEQVLGPQSRQWVAQLENIADPMEKLYALENRLLDMARPQSVPDEIIFLPQYISLQKGHIQTQAHSTGISPKKYIRYYQQAVGLTPKKYMQLQLINQAITQIATTPDMPLTHVAYDLGFYDQAHFIRVFRSFAGMTPSGYRRAVQQGKVHLDFPNTIFC from the coding sequence ATGAATGCGATGGTATATACACCTAAGAGCGCGCTGAAAGAAGCGGTGGATTATTGCTGGTACCACGAGGCCACGCAACAGCCAGCGTATACCTACAGCATTCCGTTTCTGCACCAGGAGCTGATCATTAATTTCGGCGACTATCTGTCGCTGACAGGGCCTTCCCACGCGCCGTTCTCCTATACCCGGCATGGCGGCGTATCCGGCATTTTTTCCGGCCCATTGCTCACACATACGCAAGGACATTACAAAGCCATCGGTATTATCTTCAAACCTTTCGGGTTATACCGGCTGCTGGGATTTCCGGCCATACGCCTGGAACAGGGGCCCTTAACGCTGGAACAGGTATTGGGACCGCAAAGCCGGCAGTGGGTGGCGCAGCTGGAAAACATCGCTGATCCGATGGAGAAATTATATGCACTGGAAAACCGGCTACTGGATATGGCGCGCCCACAATCAGTTCCAGACGAAATTATTTTTCTGCCGCAGTATATATCGCTGCAGAAAGGACATATACAAACACAGGCACACAGCACAGGCATCTCGCCCAAAAAATATATCCGCTATTATCAACAGGCAGTAGGGTTAACACCAAAAAAGTATATGCAGTTGCAGCTGATTAATCAGGCGATTACACAAATCGCCACTACGCCTGATATGCCGCTGACGCACGTTGCCTATGACCTGGGCTTCTATGATCAGGCGCATTTCATCCGGGTATTCCGTTCCTTCGCCGGCATGACGCCATCCGGCTACCGGCGCGCCGTACAACAAGGAAAAGTACACCTGGATTTCCCGAATACGATTTTCTGCTAA
- a CDS encoding dihydrofolate reductase family protein, which produces MRKLKVYIAISLDGYIATANGSIDWLTGFPNPDNTDYGYADFLATTDTTFMGYTTYLDVLKLSETFPYSDKTNYVFTRQPGRTATADVQFIHTDIPAFVQQVKAAAGKDIWLIGGGQLNAALLQYDLIDEMILHMMPVVLGTGIPLFSGIALEKTFRLTHSRAYDNSVLELHYQKV; this is translated from the coding sequence ATGAGAAAACTGAAAGTATACATTGCCATCAGCCTGGACGGATACATTGCTACCGCAAATGGCAGCATCGACTGGCTCACGGGATTTCCCAATCCCGACAATACCGATTATGGCTATGCCGATTTTCTGGCTACCACAGACACTACCTTTATGGGCTATACGACGTACCTGGATGTATTAAAGCTCAGCGAAACCTTTCCCTATAGCGACAAAACCAACTATGTATTTACGCGGCAGCCCGGCCGGACTGCTACCGCCGACGTACAGTTTATCCACACGGATATCCCTGCTTTTGTACAACAGGTGAAAGCCGCGGCAGGTAAAGATATCTGGCTGATCGGCGGCGGACAGCTGAACGCGGCCCTGTTACAATATGACCTGATTGATGAAATGATCCTGCACATGATGCCGGTAGTACTGGGAACGGGTATCCCCTTGTTCAGCGGAATAGCGCTGGAGAAAACTTTCCGGCTGACACATTCCCGTGCCTACGACAACAGTGTGCTGGAACTGCACTATCAAAAAGTGTAG
- a CDS encoding tautomerase family protein — protein MPFIQIYLGDHLTEKNKTDISSAVHNSLVAVFKIPVDDYFHVIHTLPPGSIRYPASYMNVPHSHQQVYIRITARDGRTVAMKKELYQQIAAGIAASTPVPASDVFIVLVETAAENWSFGNGLAQMVP, from the coding sequence ATGCCTTTTATACAAATCTATCTCGGTGATCATCTCACCGAAAAAAACAAAACAGACATTTCTTCCGCGGTACATAACAGCCTGGTAGCTGTATTTAAGATTCCGGTAGATGACTACTTTCATGTGATACATACCCTGCCGCCAGGCAGCATCCGGTATCCGGCATCGTACATGAACGTGCCGCATTCCCATCAGCAGGTATATATCCGGATTACAGCCCGGGACGGCAGAACGGTGGCGATGAAGAAAGAACTCTATCAGCAGATTGCTGCGGGCATTGCTGCCAGCACACCTGTGCCGGCATCGGATGTATTTATCGTGCTGGTGGAAACGGCGGCCGAAAACTGGTCGTTTGGTAACGGGCTGGCACAGATGGTACCCTAA
- a CDS encoding cupin domain-containing protein, with protein MKIIGICCLLLFWGRLQAQTKPVAGVGRKTLLTQILAPQTVEEVKMEAITLAPGAAAPAHYHPGEVYGYVTAGEIWYQPAGDSLVRLHAGDPFREAAGKQILVFKNAQTNQPATFLVFYLLKKNQPVIILQP; from the coding sequence ATGAAAATAATAGGGATATGCTGCCTGTTGCTGTTTTGGGGCCGTTTACAGGCGCAAACAAAACCTGTTGCCGGAGTAGGGCGTAAAACATTGCTGACGCAAATCCTGGCCCCGCAAACCGTGGAAGAAGTGAAGATGGAAGCAATCACGCTGGCCCCGGGAGCCGCCGCACCGGCACATTATCATCCGGGAGAAGTGTATGGGTATGTAACAGCGGGGGAAATCTGGTATCAACCGGCCGGGGACTCACTGGTACGGCTACACGCCGGCGACCCTTTCCGTGAAGCGGCGGGAAAACAAATCCTGGTATTTAAAAATGCACAGACCAATCAGCCGGCCACCTTCCTGGTCTTCTACCTGTTGAAAAAAAATCAGCCGGTCATCATCCTGCAACCATAA
- a CDS encoding LysR family transcriptional regulator, which translates to MIHALLDLELLRTFVLAAELDSFAKAAEQVNRSQSAVSLQIQRLEEMTGQPLFVKQGRGRRLTAAGEMLLGYARQLLDINHKAVTALTATHIAGKVKLGLLADFADSGLPTVLARFAAIHPQVEITIVIDRQGVLQQQLQAGKLDVITVFSSDLPAAAIPIGQLPMRWIGGETPAIAQQSPLPLLLFEAPCLFRTTGLAALDKVSHAWRPALTSANITGMWAAAKAGLGITVRTALGLPDGCKIISTGLPPLPEVHVLLQTQAAAPAPAVQRLTHILEETIAEQIKNIKGGKITRRV; encoded by the coding sequence ATGATACATGCGTTGCTGGACCTGGAGCTTTTACGCACGTTTGTGCTGGCAGCGGAACTGGATAGCTTCGCCAAAGCCGCCGAGCAGGTAAATCGCTCTCAATCGGCCGTGAGTTTGCAGATACAGCGGCTGGAAGAAATGACCGGCCAACCGCTTTTCGTGAAACAGGGCCGGGGCCGGCGGCTTACCGCTGCCGGCGAAATGCTGCTGGGCTATGCCCGGCAACTACTGGACATCAACCACAAAGCCGTAACCGCCCTAACGGCCACGCATATAGCAGGCAAAGTAAAACTGGGATTGCTGGCCGACTTTGCCGACAGTGGCCTGCCCACCGTACTCGCCCGCTTTGCCGCTATACATCCGCAAGTAGAGATCACCATCGTCATCGACCGGCAGGGTGTATTACAACAGCAGCTGCAGGCAGGCAAGCTGGATGTAATCACGGTTTTCAGCAGCGACCTGCCGGCGGCCGCCATCCCTATCGGCCAGCTGCCCATGCGCTGGATTGGCGGCGAAACACCGGCCATCGCCCAGCAATCCCCTCTGCCCTTGTTGTTATTTGAAGCACCCTGCCTGTTCCGCACTACCGGATTGGCGGCACTGGATAAAGTTTCCCATGCATGGCGCCCGGCGCTGACCAGCGCCAACATCACTGGTATGTGGGCGGCCGCAAAAGCCGGACTGGGCATTACCGTACGCACCGCACTGGGATTACCCGACGGTTGTAAGATCATCTCCACCGGATTACCTCCCTTACCGGAAGTACACGTATTGCTGCAAACACAGGCAGCAGCACCGGCGCCAGCGGTACAACGCCTCACCCACATCCTGGAGGAAACCATTGCCGAACAGATAAAAAATATCAAAGGAGGAAAAATTACCCGCCGGGTATAA